The Neobacillus sp. PS3-34 genome has a window encoding:
- the bshC gene encoding bacillithiol biosynthesis cysteine-adding enzyme BshC, which translates to MEMLNLSLPATNRFASSYLEQSDEILPFFHYRFDQKSDYQERLNELKNRSFPRNEVAEHIEDYMSKFPSSSAVKESIAKLREHNSAVIIGGQQAGILTGPLYTIHKVISILKLSEQKEKELGIPVVPVFWIAGEDHDYHEVNHVYVPVEKRADKWTYPERVLQKKMVTDIPLDREVCLSWAKNLIENFGETDHTNSLIEFIEQSLSRAASFTDFFAAIIMELFKDEGLLIVDSGNKELRHIEKSIFEQQITHHDVITFSLLEQQKEINEKGYSLTIEAGENSANLFFYEPELNERILLEFDRNKDMFVGKNGAISFSKEELLEIALHQPEKLSNNVVTRPLTQDLLFPTLGFIAGPGEIAYWAELKKVFEHFAIKMPPIVPRLNITLLDRSIETDLQDLQLDIKEVLSRGTSVERESFLESIKDKELEELFSDTREKLIQQYREIEDKTAQMDRGLLPLLKKNEEILIQQIGFMESRIEDSIRRKHDVILSKFTRIDLALRPEGSPQERIWNVFDYMNLYGLDLIRDLLTLPFKFDGQHKVIKL; encoded by the coding sequence ATGGAGATGTTAAATCTCTCTTTGCCAGCAACGAACCGTTTTGCATCAAGTTATTTAGAACAATCCGATGAAATATTGCCATTTTTCCATTACCGTTTTGACCAAAAATCGGATTATCAAGAAAGATTAAATGAATTAAAAAATAGATCTTTTCCGCGAAATGAAGTTGCTGAACATATTGAAGACTATATGAGCAAATTTCCTTCGTCGTCTGCTGTAAAAGAGTCCATTGCAAAACTAAGGGAACATAATTCTGCCGTCATCATCGGCGGGCAGCAAGCCGGTATATTGACGGGTCCCCTTTATACAATACATAAGGTTATTTCGATCCTTAAACTTTCCGAACAAAAGGAAAAGGAACTTGGAATTCCTGTTGTGCCTGTTTTTTGGATTGCGGGTGAAGACCATGATTATCATGAAGTCAATCATGTGTATGTTCCGGTAGAGAAAAGAGCGGACAAATGGACATATCCGGAAAGAGTGCTGCAAAAGAAAATGGTTACGGACATACCATTGGATCGGGAAGTTTGCCTGTCATGGGCTAAAAATTTGATTGAGAATTTCGGTGAAACAGACCATACAAATAGTCTCATCGAGTTTATTGAGCAATCCTTATCACGGGCAGCCAGTTTTACGGATTTCTTTGCTGCTATCATAATGGAACTATTTAAGGATGAAGGACTCTTAATTGTGGATTCCGGAAATAAAGAGCTCCGGCATATCGAAAAAAGTATATTTGAACAGCAAATTACCCATCATGATGTCATTACCTTTTCTCTCCTAGAGCAGCAAAAAGAAATAAATGAAAAAGGTTATTCTCTGACAATTGAAGCTGGTGAGAATAGTGCGAACTTATTTTTTTATGAACCAGAGCTAAATGAACGGATTTTATTGGAGTTTGACAGAAACAAAGACATGTTTGTGGGGAAAAATGGGGCAATTTCTTTTTCAAAAGAGGAATTATTGGAAATTGCGCTCCATCAACCAGAAAAATTAAGCAATAATGTTGTAACAAGGCCGTTAACACAGGATTTGCTTTTTCCTACACTTGGCTTTATTGCCGGTCCTGGTGAAATTGCGTACTGGGCAGAATTAAAGAAGGTTTTCGAGCATTTCGCTATTAAAATGCCTCCGATCGTTCCCAGACTAAACATAACCTTGCTGGATCGTTCCATTGAAACAGATTTGCAGGATTTGCAATTGGATATAAAGGAAGTTCTCAGCAGAGGAACATCAGTTGAGCGGGAGAGTTTCCTCGAATCTATCAAGGATAAGGAACTGGAAGAGCTGTTTTCTGACACAAGAGAGAAACTGATACAGCAATATCGTGAGATCGAAGATAAGACAGCACAAATGGACCGTGGACTTCTTCCTCTTTTAAAAAAGAATGAAGAAATTCTCATTCAGCAAATTGGGTTTATGGAATCACGTATCGAGGATTCCATTCGAAGGAAGCATGATGTAATCCTTAGTAAATTCACAAGAATCGATCTTGCACTAAGGCCTGAAGGGTCCCCGCAGGAAAGAATATGGAATGTTTTTGATTATATGAATCTCTATGGACTTGATTTGATTCGTGATCTCCTAACATTACCTTTTAAATTTGATGGTCAGCATAAAGTAATTAAGTTATAA
- a CDS encoding DUF3397 domain-containing protein, with product MLSFLFTLLITVPILCYFIVFVISKWLTKNQRKSIHHASDYSTLFFIFSVHFLILTIWGKSLFWIMVLLLLFIAAIFAVVHWKVKGEIIFTKVFKGFWRFNFLMFFIAYIALTFIGLLIRVTEYAELL from the coding sequence GTGTTGTCTTTTCTATTTACACTGCTTATTACAGTGCCGATTTTATGCTATTTTATTGTCTTTGTCATTAGTAAATGGCTGACCAAAAATCAACGAAAATCCATACATCATGCCTCTGATTACAGTACGCTTTTCTTTATTTTTTCCGTCCATTTTCTTATTTTAACGATATGGGGGAAGTCCCTTTTCTGGATTATGGTTTTATTACTTCTTTTTATTGCAGCAATCTTTGCGGTCGTCCATTGGAAAGTGAAGGGGGAAATTATTTTCACCAAGGTTTTTAAGGGGTTTTGGAGATTTAATTTCCTGATGTTTTTCATTGCATATATTGCATTAACTTTCATTGGTCTTCTGATTCGAGTCACAGAATACGCAGAACTGCTCTAA
- a CDS encoding ketopantoate reductase C-terminal domain-containing protein: MVITDDFYEMLLGKLVANAVINPLTAILSVENGQLIDNLFYFNVFQDLFEEIADILELNNRDAYFQQVVEICRKTEDNRSSMLKDIEAKRMTEVDAILGFVVGEAKKKKKQGPLTESFFHLLKGKEQNREGLN; the protein is encoded by the coding sequence ATGGTCATAACAGATGATTTTTATGAAATGCTCTTGGGAAAGTTGGTTGCCAATGCAGTGATAAATCCATTGACTGCCATTCTTTCAGTTGAAAATGGACAGTTAATCGATAATCTTTTTTATTTTAATGTCTTTCAGGACCTGTTTGAAGAAATTGCAGATATTCTTGAATTGAACAATCGTGATGCTTATTTTCAGCAGGTGGTGGAAATATGCAGAAAAACAGAGGATAATCGCTCTTCGATGCTGAAAGATATTGAAGCAAAGCGAATGACTGAAGTGGATGCTATTTTGGGATTTGTTGTGGGAGAAGCGAAGAAAAAGAAAAAACAGGGACCGTTAACAGAAAGCTTTTTCCATCTTTTGAAAGGAAAGGAGCAAAACAGGGAGGGTTTGAATTGA
- a CDS encoding 2-dehydropantoate 2-reductase N-terminal domain-containing protein, with translation MKIAIIGAGSIGLLFAALLKQAFPLTLYTRTKEQAEEINRNGIVVKKNGLHITSNVNALPIAEYRGMEDLTIVTVKQYQLQEVIALINKSQGKKEGILFLQNGMGHLELLPNVLSDNVFVGSVEHGAYKENPFTVCHRGEGLTKLAVFKGNNELLTELAKEAF, from the coding sequence ATGAAAATTGCTATTATCGGGGCAGGATCAATAGGTCTATTATTTGCTGCTCTCCTAAAACAAGCTTTTCCTCTTACTTTATACACTAGGACCAAGGAGCAGGCTGAAGAAATTAATCGGAACGGAATTGTTGTAAAGAAAAACGGACTCCATATCACATCAAATGTAAACGCTCTGCCGATAGCTGAATACAGGGGAATGGAAGATTTAACAATTGTAACCGTAAAACAATATCAGCTTCAAGAAGTGATAGCATTAATCAATAAGTCCCAAGGGAAAAAAGAAGGCATACTTTTTTTGCAAAATGGAATGGGCCATTTAGAATTGCTACCGAATGTGCTTTCTGACAATGTGTTTGTTGGCTCGGTGGAGCACGGTGCTTACAAAGAAAATCCTTTCACTGTTTGCCATAGGGGAGAGGGCTTGACTAAATTGGCGGTTTTCAAAGGGAATAATGAATTATTAACAGAGCTGGCCAAAGAGGCCTTCTGA